Below is a genomic region from Leucoraja erinacea ecotype New England chromosome 34, Leri_hhj_1, whole genome shotgun sequence.
aaaaagtatgtgttaaaaaaaagaatgtgGCAGCAGGGGAGAAGAGTGGGTTGGCCAAATAACTTGTTGCAGTAATAATTGTTGAAGGaagcttgatgggtcaaatgacgCACTTTGGAATTGCGGTATCCCATAGCCCGGAGCTTCAAAGCAGAGCCTGCCCAGCTCAATAGTTAATCTATTAACTTGCTGTGTTTTGCCAGCTCTCTCTCTTCaagttttaaatcaagaattaaagccctgtcccactgcacgagttcattcaagagctctcccgagttaaaaaaaaaaaaaaaaaaaaaaaaatcaaactcgtggtaagcatgtagaatgaacgcagcgggtacgtcggagatcAGGGACATcgcttagtggctcgtaacgctaacggcaggtactcgggaaacactgtaagctcgggaagacccgtgaagatttttcttcaacatggtgaaaaatgtccacgagagccccgagtacttacgagtggccattaccgtaaatctccgagttcgaatcagggcaaactcgggagaactcttgaattaacctttagagtgggacagggctttaagcttCAGCATATCCTAGCAGCCCCCCGTAGGACGATGCCAATTCAATACTACATCTTCCAAAGCTGGCCTCCTCCCATTGGAAACAGCACCACGGGGCCAGGTTTCAGACCACTGTCACCCAACATCAAACGtaataataaacattaaaacTAGTCAACTTAAACAGTTAAATGTGAAAAATGTCAGATAAAAAACTCTTTAGCAAAAGGACATACTACTCTCCCCAGTCTCTTGGATCTGACCAGCCTGGTAGTGCAGTGAACCATCCCAAGACAAGCAACCGCAGTACCCATTCCAACAACATGGTTTTCAAATCTAGTGCTACTTCACAGTTTCTGGTGATTTGATAATATAATCGTAAGCTTTGCCGAACACATAGATAGATCCATGCACTTGCAACTCAGACCCAAGATACTTATTGCTGCTCCCCATTGACAACAGTGAAATGTACTGGAGCAAGTTCCCCCAACCCAAATATGAAgatagagaagagaaaaaaaagcctCCAGGCAGCAGAAATCATCAATGAAGCAGCGCTTTCATtgacaaaaataaaaatgacagGAATTTAATGGATTGCATTTAAAATAGTTAAGCAATGAGCTTACTGAGGATTCTTGCTGACCTCAACAGGACATTCCACAATGTTCCAAAAATAAGCGAGTACAATTGTGGCTATGTACCAAAATTGCCTTTGAACGCAATTAACAATGCAACAAATCTTAGCACAGATACATATAATGGAAATTGCTTCAAGATTGCTTAGCTTGCAAAGAATTTTTAAAATAGCTCGTTTGTTCATTAAACAAAATGTTATCtttcctgtttaaaaaaaaaaaaaaaaaaaaaaaaaaaaaattaaattggaaCCCACTTATCTTGCTGCTAAAACATGATTTAAGGTCATAGACAAAGTGTAAATGTTCAGGATTGACCAAAGGCAAAAAAATAATCTGTATTAAACTTTTTTTTGGCAGATTTCTGGAGAGCTTGTGTACCACGGCAGAGGCCTGTGCGTTAGGATCCACAAGCCAGGTCGTCGAAGCGTCGAGAAGCGGAGTCTGCGGTCGCACGTGGACAGCTCAGATGTCCATCTCAAATTGAGCTTCATCTCCTGGAGAAAGAAAGAGTCACCCGTCAACATTCTGGTGCGTAGATCTCGAGTAAGGTCATAGGAGGGATGTGTCGAGTCACAGGGTAGGAGAATGTATCAGCTTTACAGAGTAAGCGCCCAAAAAGACCAAATCAGCTGAAATCCAACAACTCCCCTCACTCATTGTTATCAAGACAAAGCCCCATGTTAAAGGGGCAAGtactctgggttaaagactcAGAGCATTCAACGCAtctattctccccatgatcttatacacctttgtaagatcacccctcatcctcctgcgaaccaaggaataaagtcctagcctgcccaacctgtccatttagccgaggccctcgggtcctggtaACATGTGAAAGGAGTGCCTATTAAATTATGACATTAAGCAACCACAATATCCTCTAATAATAAACACTATCGTAATGCGTTTTAATTTGTTAAAGCTggttaaggagagaaggcaggagaatggggttgaaagggaaagatacatcagccttgGTTGAATGGTgcaatagactcaatgggccaaatggcctaattctgctcctatcaaatcTAAACATGATCTTATTATCCTAGCTGaggaataaaacaaaaattgctggGGTATTGATGGAACTCCCCTGCTCTTCAGTAAGTGGCATGGAAAGTAGCAAATGTTAAGCTCAGCGCTTTCAGTTAAGGAAGTTCCCTTTCACACTAGTGCTAAATCAGTAATGTCACCAAAGTGTCAGCCAAGCTTTGTGTATTCATTGCGAAGAAAGaacctgcaaatgctggtttaaaccaaagatatacacaaaaagctggagtaactcagcgggtcaggcagcatgtctgtagaaaacaaataggtgacatttcgggtcgagccacTTCTTCATACCGAGTCACGGGGCTATCTCTGTCTCTATATCAACGCATATATCTcgtttcccacccccccaccccatctctcactctgaagaagggtctcgatccgaaacgtcatctattccttttccccccagagatgctgccttacccactgagttactccagctttttgtgtctgtctttgtgcaTTGATTCCTGGAGTGAAACTCCAGACCCGACGCGATTGAAGGCTGAATCCTAAGGGGCAGCTGGTTAAAAGTATAGAGGAAGGAGGATCAAGAAGTTGGGGTAAATGTGTTCCCTTTAATATAGGGAAGTTGAGCACTTGGGAAGGGAAGAATAAATGGTGATGGATAATGCTTTAGAAAGACGGTGTTGTGTGACAACAGAATACTCTTGTACATGGTCAGCTTGGCGTGTTCCATTGAAAGATGAGAACCGGTTAAACAATTCAGACTACATCCCAGCTACACAGGCCAGGTCAGCTCCAGGCCACGTGTCATTAACTGGCGACAGCTGCGGCAGAACTATGTGCAGCGTTCAAGTTACTGGAGTGGCACGTAGAACGCCAAGTTACTAACCCAAAGACACGAGCTTAAATGGCAGCATGGGGCAAAAAAATTAATGCATTAAAAAGTTATCATGCTGTTCAGAGGCAACCAGTGAATGACAGTAAATGTCTTGCCAGCATAATCCATGCTCCCCAAACAAAATACAACTTCCACCAGTGTTAGATGAGTCTTCAGAGTATCTTGACCAAGATTCATTTCAATAGCAGTTGCTGGACAAACATCAAGGCGATGGTCAGCTCTGATGGGCAAAGGTGTTGGCTGGTCTTGGGGAAACTCCctcatggtggtggaaagagtgCATAATTCATTGATGCAGGGCCACAGTACACTGGTAGCCCAAGGGGTCTTCACTACAGAGAAGTTTGCACTACAGAACCCTATCAGTGTGACTATACAATCTATTAGCACTTTTCATGAAATGCACAAGTTCATTTAAGGACCAAAGTACCAGGAGAAGTCAAACTCAAAGAAAATTCTTGGCACCTTTGCACTGGTTGGATACTCAGCTCTCTAGCCCGCAACTTTCCTGCTCTATCATCTTATGGAGCAGGACAAGAAAGACAAACAGCCTGAGGAAGATGCCAGGCAGATCAGCCTTGTAAATGAATTTGAGGAATAACTACACAACAGACAAGGGAACTCGAGTGGGTACTGACGGAGAAAGAGGGGAAAAATGCACAGAATATCCATAATATTTTTGCAGAGTTTGCATACACCTCCTGGTGGAAATTCGGCAGTTGGGAAATTAGACCAAACATTTCCTGCTTTGCTTCATTCACCTTAAAGTTGTCCCAATTTCCTCACATAATTATCTTATGAATACATGCAAAGAGATTTCGTTTACAGCATACCTGGACTCAAATATTGTGATTTAAACCATGCGTAATCAGTACactgttacatagaaaatagaaacatagaaaataggtgcaggaggaggccattcggcccttcgagtcagcaccgctgtTCAATGAGAAATCCACCATATTGAAAGTAACAAAACCAATGCAATTTACAGGGGATCACTGGACTATCACTATTTCCAATTCTCTAAAATTTTTATTTTACAATGCAACCCACTCTTAACATGGGTGAAGCAGGTGTGGTCCCCATCTGATACCCTAATCCACCCagccagaaaccccccccccccccccccccccccccccccccaactgactTCATAGCTCAACAATCTTTCTCACAATTTAAATGCCTCAGCCCCTCATTCTCCCCTCATTTCCCTGCTGTTCTTGCCTCTTCCATTCGATTTCCCTCGTCCATTTAACAGCATTAACCAATATCCAAAAGTTCTGCTTATGAAGGCTTGGTCTGACTTTGAAATCGCTTAAAGAAGTCAACTTGCATTAACGATGTTTCAAAGCAGATTCCCAATTTTCCCCATTACTTGCAACATCTCCGTTAGTGTTAGTTTCAGCACATGTACAGGACAGACACATGCACAATGTATCTTCTAGTGTTGCttatataccaagattccaatCACTATAACCACAATCATGATTGTGCTTTGCTGCTGCTGCTAATCCATTCTGATctactgggggggaggggggcgcagcggaagagtcgctgccttacagcgccagagacccggtttcaatttgactatgggtactatctgtacggagtttgtacattctccctgtgaccaatttagttttctccgggtgctgcagtttcttccaactgTCCAAGGACgtgtgcgtttgtaggttaatttgtttttgtaacatgtaaaattatccctagtgtgtgcaggtgaGTGTGCGGGGTGGTCGTCGGTGACCAGCAATTATTTCACATCATTTTAAATGTAATATTTATGAATGAATGAGAAAAATGTCCGTAAACCGAGTTTTGCCCCCAATGGTTCAAGTTGTCGAATCTCACCAGTAGATGATTTTCCCTCACGGTTGATGCCACCGCTCTGAGCAGCATTATTTGCTTCTGCCTTCGTATCTTCAGCAATGCCTGGGGTTGTCACACCTGGGATATGTGGGAGGTAACGAGGTGGAGTCTTTGCAATCGGAGAATGACGGCAGTCCATCAGAAACTTCCGATCGTAAATAATCCGAGTGCCTGAAATAGCAAGTTAAagtttgcattttttaaaaaaaaaagttgctcttATCTACTCAGAAGAAAG
It encodes:
- the eif4ebp2 gene encoding eukaryotic translation initiation factor 4E-binding protein 2; amino-acid sequence: MSASCQQSQCRVIPTRTVVLNDTTQLPHDYCTTPGGTLFSTTPGGTRIIYDRKFLMDCRHSPIAKTPPRYLPHIPGVTTPGIAEDTKAEANNAAQSGGINREGKSSTGDEAQFEMDI